A window of the Ardenticatenales bacterium genome harbors these coding sequences:
- a CDS encoding response regulator transcription factor: MSEIDLLIVDDHPMFRQGLRDVLETDPRFSIVGQAADGEVAIELAQQVLPDVILMDINLPTINGLQVTRTIRARLPETKVIVITGYDDVEQVFHALRAGASAYCPKDITPEALIDTVCEVHAGRYIVDGKKMNYDEVTYWIEQKVGRVTGALSSDAEDLFVPLSPREMEILEHVTRGLSNKEIAYKLGISHQTVKNHMTAILRKLRVEDRTQAAVYALSRGWVRLENPRS; this comes from the coding sequence ATGTCAGAGATTGATTTGCTAATCGTAGATGATCATCCGATGTTCCGCCAGGGGCTGCGCGACGTTTTGGAAACAGACCCACGCTTCTCCATCGTCGGGCAGGCGGCTGATGGCGAGGTCGCCATTGAACTGGCGCAGCAGGTGTTGCCAGACGTTATCTTGATGGACATTAATCTGCCCACGATCAACGGCTTGCAGGTGACGCGCACCATCAGGGCGCGCCTGCCGGAGACGAAAGTTATCGTCATTACCGGCTACGACGACGTTGAGCAGGTTTTCCATGCGCTGCGTGCCGGGGCATCCGCCTACTGTCCGAAAGACATTACGCCGGAAGCCCTGATCGACACCGTCTGTGAGGTACACGCTGGCCGGTACATTGTCGATGGCAAGAAAATGAACTACGACGAAGTGACCTACTGGATTGAGCAGAAGGTAGGTCGGGTGACAGGGGCACTCAGCAGCGACGCGGAGGATCTGTTTGTTCCCTTATCACCGCGCGAGATGGAAATTTTGGAGCACGTCACGCGAGGCTTGAGCAACAAAGAAATCGCCTACAAGTTGGGCATTAGTCACCAAACGGTGAAAAACCATATGACGGCCATTCTGCGTAAACTGCGTGTCGAGGACCGCACGCAGGCGGCTGTGTATGCGCTCAGTCGTGGCTGGGTGCGCCTGGAAAACCCGCGTAGCTAG
- the raiA gene encoding ribosome-associated translation inhibitor RaiA yields the protein MDFEIYTHSMELTPRLENYVAKKTERLDRYMPNLATVRVDLTEQNARSAVERQIAQITIRDSRGTILRAEERSNDMFASIDAVIDKIYRQISRYRGKQRRNRRGAAEPEYLGEPLPLPEEAGALDEEGAVIVREKRFPLMPMSAQEAIDQMLLLGHDFYVFFNADRQAINVVYKRRDGNYGMLLPEMD from the coding sequence ATGGACTTCGAGATCTATACCCATAGCATGGAACTGACACCCCGGCTGGAGAACTACGTTGCCAAGAAAACGGAACGGCTGGACCGCTACATGCCCAATCTGGCAACTGTTCGCGTAGACCTGACGGAACAAAACGCCCGCAGTGCCGTCGAGCGGCAGATTGCCCAGATCACGATTCGGGATAGCCGCGGTACTATCTTGCGCGCCGAGGAACGCAGCAATGATATGTTTGCTTCTATTGACGCCGTCATTGACAAAATCTATCGTCAGATCAGCCGGTATCGCGGTAAACAGCGTCGTAATCGGCGCGGCGCGGCGGAGCCAGAATATCTGGGTGAGCCGCTGCCTTTGCCGGAAGAAGCTGGCGCACTCGACGAAGAGGGAGCCGTTATCGTGCGGGAGAAGCGCTTCCCGCTGATGCCGATGTCGGCGCAAGAAGCGATTGACCAGATGCTGTTGTTGGGGCACGATTTCTACGTATTCTTCAACGCGGACCGCCAGGCCATCAATGTGGTTTACAAGCGGCGTGATGGCAATTACGGCATGCTCCTGCCGGAAATGGATTAG
- a CDS encoding CpaF family protein codes for MSLLNRIERNQRPDQAEQSTLQDLRIKRASPVATSRDAYTDMKTRIQQKLIAELDPSMDITQTSEVRATIQEMFEAMLQEERSSVLSRSEKQKLFESIVAEILGFGPLEQFLGNDDITEIMVNGPKNVYIEQKGRIIKTPVTFENNDHLMRIIDRIVAPLGRRIDEGSPMVDARLPDGSRVNAVIPPISLVGPTLTIRIFSKTPLTVENLIELGSITPEAVEFLKACVIAKVNVIISGGTGSGKTTLLNILSGFIPNNDRIVTIENAAELQLRQEHVVTLESRPPNVEGRGQVTIQDLVINSLRMRPDRIVVGEVRGGEALDMLQAMNTGHDGSLTTLHANSPRDMLARLETLVLMAGMDLPHRAIREQIASAVDLVVQQERMRDGTRKVTSISEIQGMEGDVITMSEIFRFEQTGLENGRVIGRLRPTGLRPKFMYRLQEAGITLPPSIFGIGARSR; via the coding sequence ATGTCCTTATTGAATCGCATTGAACGCAACCAGAGACCTGACCAAGCCGAACAGTCTACGCTGCAAGACTTGCGCATCAAGCGGGCCTCTCCCGTCGCCACCTCCCGCGACGCCTACACCGACATGAAGACCCGTATCCAGCAGAAGCTCATAGCGGAACTGGACCCCAGCATGGACATCACCCAGACATCCGAAGTGCGCGCCACCATCCAGGAGATGTTTGAGGCCATGCTGCAAGAAGAGCGCAGCAGCGTCCTCAGTCGTAGTGAAAAACAAAAGCTGTTCGAGTCCATCGTTGCCGAAATCCTCGGTTTTGGTCCGCTGGAACAGTTCCTGGGTAACGATGACATCACGGAAATTATGGTCAATGGTCCCAAGAATGTCTACATTGAACAGAAAGGGCGCATCATCAAGACGCCCGTCACCTTTGAGAACAACGACCATCTCATGCGCATCATTGACCGCATTGTTGCCCCCCTGGGGCGGCGCATCGACGAGGGTTCGCCGATGGTGGATGCCCGCCTGCCCGATGGATCCCGCGTCAATGCCGTCATTCCCCCCATCTCTCTGGTAGGTCCTACTTTGACCATCCGTATTTTCTCGAAGACGCCGCTGACTGTGGAAAACCTGATTGAATTAGGTTCCATCACGCCGGAAGCCGTTGAGTTTTTGAAGGCGTGCGTCATCGCCAAAGTCAACGTGATTATTTCGGGCGGTACAGGTTCTGGGAAGACCACGCTGCTGAATATCCTTTCCGGCTTCATTCCGAACAATGATCGTATCGTCACCATTGAAAACGCCGCTGAATTGCAACTGCGCCAGGAGCATGTGGTCACGCTGGAATCGCGCCCGCCGAACGTGGAGGGGCGCGGCCAGGTAACGATTCAAGACCTGGTGATTAACTCACTGCGTATGCGCCCCGACCGTATTGTAGTCGGCGAGGTCCGCGGCGGTGAGGCGCTGGATATGTTACAGGCGATGAATACGGGTCATGATGGCAGCCTGACGACACTGCACGCGAACAGCCCGCGCGACATGCTGGCCCGCCTGGAGACGTTGGTGTTGATGGCCGGCATGGACCTGCCGCACCGGGCGATTCGTGAGCAAATCGCTTCGGCGGTTGACCTGGTGGTGCAGCAGGAGCGTATGCGTGATGGCACACGTAAGGTGACGTCAATTAGCGAGATTCAGGGGATGGAGGGGGATGTGATTACGATGTCGGAGATCTTCCGATTTGAGCAGACGGGGCTGGAAAATGGGCGGGTGATCGGAAGGCTGCGTCCCACGGGGCTGCGCCCCAAGTTTATGTACCGGTTGCAGGAGGCAGGGATTACGCTGCCGCCGTCGATTTTTGGAATTGGAGCGCGTTCTCGATGA
- a CDS encoding type II secretion system F family protein translates to MSPYLLIILGLGALMLFGAGIGLLAGGGSSVDERLEEFVGSPTALAMPEAPSVSRRKEGAGDRFDNVLASRGFGAKIRDRISRADVKLHVHEYILLQIGVCIGLGFLSYSFFGDSLILGIAGAIIGLRVPRLYLSFKASSRLVAFDKQLSDTLNLWVNSLRSGYSVLLAMETIATELPPPVSREFERVVQEVRLGLSLPQALNNMLRRVPSDDLDLVVTAVNIQREVGGNLAEILDIISFTIRERVRIKGEIRTLTAQGRVSGWIVGLLPLFLTLILYRLNPTYMGELWVMERPFILTNVLPCGWLVIASGLLMILAGVAVIRKIVNIEV, encoded by the coding sequence ATGTCACCCTACCTCTTGATCATTCTTGGATTGGGCGCGTTGATGCTATTTGGTGCCGGCATTGGCCTGCTTGCTGGTGGGGGCAGTTCCGTAGACGAACGCCTGGAAGAGTTCGTAGGCAGCCCCACCGCCCTGGCCATGCCGGAAGCACCCTCGGTCAGCCGGCGCAAAGAGGGAGCCGGCGACCGATTCGATAACGTCCTCGCCAGTCGTGGTTTTGGGGCCAAAATCCGTGACCGCATTTCCCGCGCCGATGTCAAATTGCACGTCCACGAATACATTCTGCTGCAAATTGGCGTCTGCATCGGCCTGGGATTCTTGAGCTACTCGTTCTTTGGTGATTCCCTTATTTTGGGCATCGCCGGCGCAATCATCGGCTTGCGTGTGCCTCGCCTGTACCTCTCTTTTAAGGCTTCTAGTCGCCTGGTCGCCTTTGACAAGCAACTTAGCGACACCCTCAACCTGTGGGTGAACTCGCTTCGCTCCGGCTACAGTGTGCTGCTGGCCATGGAAACTATTGCCACCGAACTGCCGCCGCCTGTCTCCAGAGAATTCGAGCGCGTTGTGCAGGAAGTCCGCCTGGGCTTGAGCCTCCCGCAGGCGTTGAACAACATGTTGCGCCGCGTCCCCAGCGACGACCTGGATCTCGTGGTCACGGCCGTCAACATCCAACGTGAAGTCGGCGGTAATCTCGCCGAAATTTTGGACATCATCAGTTTCACGATTCGAGAGCGTGTGCGCATCAAGGGCGAAATCCGCACCCTGACGGCACAAGGCCGCGTTTCCGGTTGGATCGTAGGGCTGCTGCCCCTATTCCTCACCCTCATCCTCTACCGACTGAATCCTACCTACATGGGCGAACTCTGGGTGATGGAGCGCCCTTTTATCCTTACCAACGTGCTGCCTTGTGGTTGGTTGGTGATTGCCAGCGGCCTGCTGATGATTCTCGCTGGCGTGGCCGTGATCCGCAAAATCGTGAACATCGAAGTTTAG
- a CDS encoding response regulator gives MSTKIRVLIVDDLVETRQNVAKLLQFEPDIEVVGQASSGEEAIALVKNLQPDVVLMDINMPGVDGIVASRAIIQAVPGTQIVIMSVQSEADYLRRAMLAGARDFLMKPFSGEQLSAAVRSVYESRPRLAPQPRNHYEMGNNGAERQREGKMLAVYSPKGGSGCSTIAVNTAVHFAMNGHATLLLDGSFQFGDVGVMLNMKSAATILDLIERTGELDADLIGSVLLTHSSGLKVLLAPPRPEMAELVTTERLEKLLKFLRGMFSYVVVDTSRELSEVTLALLDQADHVLLVTQQDLPNLKSASLFYDLAYSLEYRPSKIMLVVNRVSSKLGISVKDIAGILKQPVLATIPEDDLAAITAATRGYALVSGPAQRRPIATALTTLGDTLLDKLQPEPELQLETDSRLTTRLSRLFNTR, from the coding sequence ATGTCCACAAAAATACGTGTCCTCATTGTAGATGACCTGGTAGAAACGAGGCAGAATGTAGCCAAGTTGCTGCAATTCGAGCCTGATATTGAGGTTGTTGGTCAAGCCAGCAGCGGCGAGGAAGCCATTGCTTTGGTAAAGAACCTGCAGCCAGATGTGGTGTTGATGGATATAAACATGCCCGGGGTGGATGGAATTGTCGCCAGCCGTGCGATCATCCAGGCCGTTCCCGGCACGCAAATTGTGATCATGTCGGTGCAGAGCGAGGCGGACTATTTACGCCGCGCTATGCTCGCGGGGGCGCGCGATTTTCTGATGAAACCCTTTTCGGGTGAGCAGTTGTCGGCGGCGGTGCGCAGCGTGTATGAATCGCGTCCGCGGCTGGCCCCGCAGCCGCGTAACCATTACGAAATGGGAAACAATGGGGCAGAGCGCCAGCGAGAAGGGAAAATGCTGGCGGTTTATAGCCCGAAGGGGGGCAGCGGGTGTTCAACGATTGCCGTGAATACAGCCGTGCATTTTGCCATGAATGGTCACGCTACGTTGCTGCTGGACGGGAGTTTTCAGTTTGGCGACGTGGGCGTGATGTTGAACATGAAATCGGCGGCTACCATTCTGGACTTGATTGAGCGTACGGGGGAATTGGATGCAGACTTGATAGGCAGTGTGCTGCTGACGCATTCCAGCGGGCTGAAGGTGCTGCTGGCGCCGCCGCGTCCGGAAATGGCGGAACTGGTGACGACGGAGCGGCTGGAGAAATTGCTGAAGTTCCTGCGTGGGATGTTTTCGTATGTCGTGGTGGATACAAGCCGTGAGTTGTCGGAAGTGACGCTGGCGCTGCTGGATCAGGCGGACCATGTGTTATTGGTGACGCAACAAGATTTGCCGAATTTGAAGAGCGCCAGCTTGTTTTATGATCTGGCGTACAGTCTGGAATATCGACCGTCGAAGATCATGTTAGTGGTGAATCGCGTGTCGTCGAAATTGGGGATTTCCGTGAAGGATATTGCCGGCATTCTCAAACAACCCGTACTCGCTACCATACCCGAAGACGACCTCGCCGCTATCACCGCCGCCACCCGCGGTTACGCCCTGGTTTCCGGTCCTGCCCAACGCCGCCCTATTGCCACCGCCCTGACCACACTGGGCGACACCTTGTTAGACAAATTGCAGCCGGAACCCGAACTCCAACTGGAAACAGATAGTCGTCTGACGACCCGACTGAGCCGTCTTTTTAATACGCGCTGA
- a CDS encoding Flp family type IVb pilin, which yields MLFLHREEGQGLVEYALVLVLVAVVVIAILTLLGPQIGNVFSKITYGLSGA from the coding sequence ATGTTGTTTTTACATCGTGAAGAAGGTCAGGGTCTGGTAGAGTATGCACTGGTCCTGGTGTTGGTCGCGGTCGTCGTCATCGCCATCTTGACCCTCCTGGGGCCGCAGATTGGCAACGTCTTCAGCAAGATCACCTACGGACTCAGCGGCGCCTAA
- a CDS encoding type II secretion system F family protein, protein MMQAVVILLLAAVLVVGSVLLLRRSEGDPLADRIEEYAAREEIASIEEIELSLPFSDRVLVPLVRRLSKLVVRMTPQSVLDSTTRRLELAGSPRNMTAAEFWVYSGVFTVGFSALMFLMMVRVGQPPEPNKRLLYSLAAFAIGMILPHMLLRSRIDRRKQAIIKKFPDALDLMTICVDAGLTFDGAMAQVAGKWDDPLSQEFARVVNELQLGKSRRQALRDMSDRADVPDVSSFVASILQADQLGVSIGKVLRIQSEQMRIRRRQRAEELAHQAPVKMTIPLVFLIFPSILLVLLGPAIFQVIRSDALRGLIG, encoded by the coding sequence ATGATGCAAGCAGTCGTGATTTTGTTGCTGGCAGCCGTGCTGGTGGTTGGCTCCGTCCTCCTGCTGCGCCGCTCGGAGGGTGATCCACTGGCAGACCGTATTGAAGAGTATGCGGCGCGGGAAGAAATCGCCTCCATCGAAGAGATTGAGTTATCGCTTCCATTTTCTGACCGGGTGTTGGTTCCTCTGGTGCGGCGATTGAGCAAACTGGTCGTGCGCATGACGCCGCAATCGGTGTTGGATAGTACGACGCGGCGGTTGGAACTGGCGGGCAGTCCGCGCAACATGACGGCGGCTGAGTTTTGGGTTTACAGCGGCGTTTTCACGGTGGGTTTTTCCGCGCTCATGTTCTTGATGATGGTGCGCGTGGGGCAGCCGCCTGAGCCAAACAAGCGACTGCTGTATTCGTTGGCGGCGTTTGCCATCGGCATGATTTTGCCGCACATGCTTTTGCGCTCGCGCATTGACCGACGCAAGCAGGCCATTATCAAGAAGTTCCCCGATGCGCTGGACTTGATGACGATTTGCGTCGATGCGGGCCTGACGTTTGATGGGGCTATGGCGCAGGTGGCGGGGAAGTGGGATGATCCACTTTCGCAGGAGTTTGCGCGCGTGGTCAATGAACTGCAATTGGGGAAGTCGCGGCGGCAGGCGCTGCGAGATATGTCGGATCGCGCCGATGTGCCCGATGTGAGCAGCTTTGTGGCTTCGATTTTGCAGGCCGACCAGTTGGGCGTGAGCATCGGCAAGGTGCTGCGGATTCAGTCGGAGCAGATGCGTATTCGGCGACGGCAGCGGGCGGAGGAACTGGCGCACCAGGCTCCCGTGAAGATGACGATTCCGCTGGTGTTTTTGATTTTTCCATCGATTTTGCTTGTGTTGTTGGGTCCGGCGATCTTCCAGGTCATTCGCAGCGACGCGCTGCGCGGTTTAATCGGATAA
- a CDS encoding ComF family protein, whose protein sequence is MRAIPIDWPMCLRCGRRMAQTVERCWSCRHNATPMDQVHAAFLYTEPISTIIHQMKYKGAFALAAPLVELMLRHPVQWHNPPELLVPVPLHPVRQRQRGYNQSTLLARELAHHWRIPVDEKALQRIRYTTPQVGLNAIERHANVAGAFVADPQRVQNKHILLIDDVYTTGATLSAATLALQEAGTCSVAAFCAARRGRTG, encoded by the coding sequence ATGCGCGCCATCCCCATTGACTGGCCGATGTGTCTCCGCTGCGGTCGGCGCATGGCGCAAACGGTGGAGCGGTGTTGGTCATGCCGGCACAATGCCACGCCCATGGACCAGGTACACGCCGCCTTCTTGTATACTGAGCCTATATCGACTATCATTCATCAAATGAAATATAAAGGCGCTTTTGCCCTGGCTGCGCCACTGGTAGAATTGATGCTGCGTCACCCGGTGCAGTGGCACAATCCGCCGGAACTGCTTGTGCCTGTGCCATTGCACCCCGTACGTCAGCGCCAAAGAGGGTATAATCAATCGACGCTGCTGGCGCGGGAACTCGCCCACCACTGGCGAATACCGGTTGACGAAAAGGCCTTACAGCGCATTCGTTACACAACGCCGCAGGTTGGCCTCAATGCCATTGAGCGGCACGCCAACGTCGCCGGCGCATTTGTCGCCGATCCGCAACGGGTACAAAACAAACACATTTTACTGATCGATGATGTGTACACCACCGGAGCAACGCTTTCTGCCGCTACCCTTGCTCTGCAAGAAGCGGGAACCTGTTCGGTTGCTGCCTTCTGCGCTGCCCGCAGAGGGCGAACCGGATGA
- a CDS encoding sensor histidine kinase, which yields MAEKAAIKEDFSLQALIEETIKDHEQTQRELKEIDLLIQQSAAEVERLAQRNAQVANYVRQLQANFETVPRDDIKEAYEALQTAQQRLFTMRGQLEKLQSDQRNLERLAEFQRRLLHTTDGIGMLPNRPRSRSGDQSDVVRVIQAQEVERQSLVRRMHDGPASSLSNFILQAEICQRFFDTDADRARAELNALKSAAAATFGAIKNFIFDLRPMMLDDLGVVPTLRRYVEAFQEQSGVPVSITVTGIERRLEGHIEVTIFRAVQELLNNARKHAQPTQVQVHLDMGEDRVLAVVEDNGSGFIVDDTFSTVARGTIGLPSIRDRLGMLGGELTLQSNLGQGTRAEFVIPVAQTVGT from the coding sequence ATGGCGGAAAAAGCGGCCATTAAAGAAGACTTCTCGCTGCAAGCGCTGATTGAGGAGACGATCAAAGACCATGAACAAACGCAGCGTGAATTGAAAGAGATCGATCTCCTCATTCAACAGAGCGCGGCGGAAGTAGAACGGCTGGCGCAGCGGAATGCGCAGGTCGCCAATTACGTGCGCCAGCTTCAGGCCAATTTCGAAACAGTTCCCAGGGACGACATCAAGGAGGCGTATGAGGCGTTGCAAACGGCGCAGCAGCGCCTCTTCACGATGCGGGGCCAACTGGAGAAGTTGCAAAGCGATCAACGAAACCTGGAGCGGCTGGCGGAGTTCCAGCGTCGCCTCCTGCATACCACGGACGGCATTGGGATGTTGCCTAATCGCCCGCGCAGCCGATCTGGGGATCAGTCCGATGTCGTGCGGGTGATCCAGGCGCAGGAAGTAGAGCGCCAGAGCCTGGTGCGGCGGATGCACGATGGTCCCGCTTCTTCGCTAAGTAATTTCATCTTGCAGGCGGAGATTTGCCAGCGGTTCTTTGACACGGACGCGGATCGCGCGCGCGCGGAACTGAACGCGCTCAAAAGTGCCGCCGCCGCCACCTTTGGCGCTATCAAGAATTTCATTTTTGATTTGCGCCCGATGATGTTGGATGACCTGGGCGTTGTTCCCACGCTACGGCGCTACGTGGAGGCTTTTCAGGAACAGAGCGGCGTGCCGGTGTCCATCACGGTGACGGGCATTGAGCGTCGCCTGGAGGGCCATATTGAGGTGACGATCTTCCGCGCCGTGCAAGAGCTGCTGAACAATGCGCGCAAGCACGCGCAGCCGACACAAGTTCAGGTGCATCTGGACATGGGGGAAGACAGAGTGCTGGCGGTTGTCGAGGACAATGGCAGTGGCTTTATCGTGGACGATACGTTTAGCACGGTGGCGCGGGGTACCATCGGGCTGCCTTCGATTCGTGACCGGCTGGGGATGTTGGGCGGCGAGTTGACGCTGCAAAGCAACCTGGGGCAGGGAACGCGGGCGGAATTCGTCATTCCTGTGGCTCAAACCGTGGGAACGTGA